In one window of Verrucomicrobiota bacterium DNA:
- the nuoL gene encoding NADH-quinone oxidoreductase subunit L — MTAPAYAWLILFLPLFSAVAITLGARRSPQLSALISIGAVAGSFLLTVALALSAPPGSQGVELSVRWMEVAGFQADFGFRVDTLSLLMLLVVTGVGTAIHAYSFGYMSGDPGFARFFGSLSLFMFSMLGIVVSTNFLQMFIFWELVGVSSYLLIGFWHEKPAAADACKKAFLTNRLGDFGFILGILIVWSATGTLHFTELAKHLETHPAALGSLASLAALLVFCGAMGKSAQFPLHVWLPDAMEGPTPVSALIHAATMVAAGVFMLCRMFFLFQLPASWPEALAFLHGWSAADIVAWIGGFTALLAALMAMQQDDIKRILAYSTLSQLGYMVMGVGVGGPAAAMFHLSTHAFFKALLFLGAGSVIHALHHEQDIWKMGGLRRSMPVTFWTFLIGTAALCGVPPLSGFYSKDAVLAAASHGNPVLFALAVTVAGMTAFYMSRLFLVAFLGSPRSDHASHAHESPPVMSYPLLLLAVPSVIAGFFGLEERFTLQFLPPSAVPHGPGHGFDPFAPFGHAPAAAMFGLGATLFGVSFAAALYGGASRDPLPAKLGALARAMRARFYFDELYEKIGVRLHDALAALAGWIDRWIIAGLGVKGAHGTVDLAGRALRLFQTGSLQTYAFFVVAGLVLMLLMTLVS; from the coding sequence GCTTACGCCTGGCTCATCCTGTTCCTGCCGCTCTTTTCAGCGGTGGCGATCACGCTGGGCGCCCGGCGCTCCCCCCAACTCAGCGCGCTCATTTCCATCGGGGCCGTCGCAGGCTCATTTCTCCTCACCGTCGCGCTCGCCCTGAGCGCTCCCCCGGGCTCCCAAGGGGTGGAGCTCAGTGTGCGTTGGATGGAAGTGGCGGGATTCCAGGCCGACTTTGGTTTCCGCGTCGACACCTTAAGCCTGCTCATGCTCCTCGTCGTCACCGGAGTGGGCACGGCCATTCATGCTTATTCCTTCGGCTACATGAGCGGCGATCCCGGATTTGCCCGTTTCTTCGGCAGCCTGAGCCTGTTCATGTTTTCAATGCTGGGCATCGTGGTCTCGACCAATTTTCTGCAGATGTTCATTTTCTGGGAGTTGGTCGGGGTCTCCAGCTATTTGCTCATCGGGTTCTGGCACGAGAAACCCGCGGCGGCGGATGCCTGCAAAAAGGCCTTCCTCACCAATCGCCTGGGTGATTTCGGCTTTATTCTCGGCATTCTGATCGTGTGGTCCGCCACCGGCACCCTCCATTTCACCGAACTCGCAAAGCACCTCGAGACCCATCCCGCCGCCTTGGGATCGCTCGCCAGTCTCGCCGCTCTCCTGGTGTTCTGCGGAGCCATGGGAAAGTCCGCCCAGTTCCCTCTCCACGTCTGGCTGCCCGACGCGATGGAAGGACCCACTCCGGTCAGCGCGCTCATCCACGCCGCCACCATGGTGGCTGCGGGCGTGTTCATGCTCTGCCGCATGTTTTTCCTCTTCCAACTCCCGGCCTCCTGGCCCGAGGCACTCGCGTTCCTCCACGGCTGGTCGGCGGCAGACATCGTCGCGTGGATCGGCGGGTTCACCGCCCTGCTCGCCGCCCTCATGGCCATGCAGCAGGACGACATCAAGCGCATCCTCGCCTATTCCACGCTTTCACAACTCGGCTACATGGTCATGGGGGTGGGAGTCGGAGGTCCCGCCGCCGCCATGTTCCATCTCAGCACCCACGCTTTCTTCAAAGCGCTTCTGTTTCTGGGGGCGGGCTCCGTGATCCACGCACTCCATCACGAGCAGGATATTTGGAAGATGGGCGGACTTCGCCGTTCCATGCCGGTCACGTTTTGGACCTTTCTCATCGGCACCGCCGCGCTTTGCGGGGTGCCTCCACTCAGCGGTTTCTACAGTAAGGACGCCGTCCTCGCCGCCGCCTCGCACGGGAATCCCGTGCTGTTCGCTTTGGCGGTGACCGTTGCGGGCATGACCGCGTTTTACATGAGCCGGCTTTTCCTGGTCGCTTTCCTGGGATCACCGCGGTCCGATCATGCCTCCCACGCGCACGAGTCGCCGCCGGTCATGTCTTATCCCCTTCTCTTGCTCGCGGTCCCTTCGGTGATCGCGGGGTTTTTCGGGCTTGAAGAGCGATTCACGCTCCAATTCCTTCCTCCGTCAGCCGTTCCCCACGGCCCGGGACACGGCTTCGACCCGTTCGCTCCGTTCGGGCATGCTCCCGCCGCGGCCATGTTCGGACTCGGCGCGACGCTGTTCGGCGTCAGTTTCGCCGCCGCCTTGTATGGCGGCGCCTCACGGGATCCCCTGCCCGCCAAACTGGGCGCACTCGCGCGAGCGATGCGCGCGCGTTTTTACTTCGACGAATTGTACGAGAAAATCGGGGTGCGGCTCCATGATGCCTTGGCTGCGCTCGCCGGATGGATCGACCGTTGGATCATCGCCGGCCTGGGGGTCAAGGGTGCCCATGGCACCGTGGACCTGGCAGGGCGCGCCCTCCGGCTCTTCCAGACCGGCAGTCTGCAAACCTATGCCTTTTTCGTCGTCGCGGGGCTCGTCCTCATGCTGCTGATGACGCTCGTGAGCTGA